A section of the Methanosarcina mazei S-6 genome encodes:
- a CDS encoding gamma-glutamylcyclotransferase family protein, which translates to MAQGTEKTLYGNVFHRNICWQRSYERVEGEEIIMALYGSLRDGLYNSRRLNLPNRSDFLGITRIKGYALYSLGPYPAVYSAENGSVVAEVRRFSGKKQLEVAKSIDYMELFGGYHREYVDLEIEQQKVKGLIYVYDEKPETEVIEHGDWIKYLNEKGSSE; encoded by the coding sequence GTGGCTCAGGGGACAGAGAAGACTCTTTACGGGAATGTCTTTCACAGAAATATTTGCTGGCAGCGCTCTTACGAAAGAGTGGAGGGCGAAGAGATCATAATGGCGCTTTACGGCAGCCTTAGAGATGGACTTTATAACAGCCGCCGCTTAAACCTTCCAAACAGGTCAGACTTTCTCGGGATAACAAGAATCAAAGGATATGCCCTTTACTCCCTGGGCCCTTATCCGGCTGTCTACTCGGCTGAAAACGGTTCTGTTGTTGCAGAAGTGCGCCGGTTTTCAGGAAAAAAGCAGCTTGAGGTCGCAAAGTCCATTGATTATATGGAACTTTTTGGCGGTTATCACAGGGAATATGTTGACCTTGAAATAGAGCAGCAGAAGGTAAAAGGTTTAATTTATGTTTACGATGAAAAACCCGAAACTGAAGTAATAGAGCACGGGGATTGGATAAAATACCTGAATGAAAAAGGATCATCTGAATAA